The following coding sequences are from one Coffea arabica cultivar ET-39 chromosome 11e, Coffea Arabica ET-39 HiFi, whole genome shotgun sequence window:
- the LOC113718775 gene encoding probable inactive receptor kinase At5g16590 → MVHYHHLLPIFLAIFFPFVSTIFSDLAADRAALLRLRSSIRGRTLRWNATSPSPCRWEGVTCNTAINRVVSLRLPGGGLFGQIPENTIGSLTELRNLSLRRNSLSGPIPSDLGSCTELQYLYLQENRFSGDIPDGLFRLTNLLRINLARNNFSGDISANFDKLTNLRALNLENNRFSGSLPELNSLPNLRDVNVSFNNLSGPIPSRLKGFSSGSFSGTLLCDEPLPSCPNHGGSTNHGGSKLSGGAIAGIVVGSVFGLFLALLIIFILWRKCRNREVSQQNERSPIPPSPVKPPEYDFRSPRPYIPREDHGSSNGFSGPIVVNEIPGRATRNVENGDGGLVFVGDSAQMFSLDELLRASAEVLGKGIVGTTYKAYVETGDEVVVKRVKNVCISEEEYTDRIEVLGAMKHENLVPVRGYFYGKEEKLIIFESMPMGSLHSILHENRGSDRAALTWVIRCRIAYGTASGIEYLHSLRSSSSHGNIKSSNIFLKQYYDACVSEYCITRLVSPIPTSDLIGYKAPEVVDSRKVSQKADVYSFGVLLLELLTGKQPRNALQEEGIDLPRWVKSVVKERWSIEVFDPELLRHQNFEEQMVQLLNLAISCTSQHPDRRPSMHEITMQIKNISGVPVSD, encoded by the exons ATGGTGCATTACCATCATCTTCTTCCAATCTTTctagcaattttctttccttttgtttcaaCAATTTTCTCCGACTTAGCCGCCGATAGAGCCGCCCTTCTCCGCCTTAGGTCCTCCATCCGTGGGCGGACACTAAGGTGGAACGCCACTAGTCCCAGTCCATGCAGATGGGAAGGTGTTACATGCAACACCGCTATCAACCGTGTAGTCTCCCTTCGCCTCCCCGGGGGTGGTCTTTTCGGTCAGATACCGGAGAATACTATTGGAAGCTTGACTGAGCTACGGAACCTCAGTCTCCGCCGTAACTCCCTATCAGGGCCAATCCCTTCTGACTTGGGTTCATGTACAGAGTTGCAGTATCTTTATTTGCAGGAAAACCGGTTTTCAGGTGATATTCCGGATGGCTTATTCAGATTGACCAATCTTTTACGTATAAATCTTGCTAGGAACAACTTTTCTGGGGATATTTCGGCGAATTTCGACAAATTGACCAATTTAAGGGCTTTGAACTTGGAAAATAACCGATTCAGTGGCTCACTTCCTGAGTTAAATAGCTTACCTAATCTAAGGGATGTTAATGtttcattcaataatttaaGTGGTCCAATTCCTTCTCGTTTAAAGGGATTTTCTTCCGGATCTTTTTCGGGGACTTTGCTGTGTGATGAACCTTTGCCTTCATGTCCTAATCATGGAGGAAGCACTAATCATGGAGGAAGCAAACTGTCTGGTGGTGCCATAGCTGGGATAGTTGTTGGATCAGTTTTCGGGTTGTTTTTGGCTCTGTTAATTATCTTTATTTTATGGAGAAAATGCAGAAACAGAGAAGTCTCCCAGCAGAATGAGCGGTCACCAATACCACCTTCACCAGTGAAGCCACCAGAATATGATTTTAGAAGTCCTAGGCCTTACATACCTAGAGAAGATCACGGGTCGAGTAACGGGTTCTCGGGTCCGATCGTGGTGAATGAGATTCCGGGAAGGGCAACTCGGAATGTTGAGAATGGTGATGGTGGATTGGTCTTTGTTGGGGATAGTGCTCAAATGTTCAGCTTGGATGAATTGTTGAGAGCATCAGCTGAGGTTTTGGGAAAGGGGATTGTTGGGACTACTTACAAGGCATATGTGGAGACGGGTGATGAAGTGGTTGTGAAAAGGGTGAAAAATGTTTGTATTTCAGAAGAGGAGTATACAGATAGAATTGAAGTATTAGGGGCTATGAAACATGAGAATTTGGTGCCTGTTAGAGGATACTTTTATGGCAAAGAGGAGAAGCTTATTATATTTGAGTCCATGCCAATGGGAAGCTTGCATTCTATTTTACATG AAAATAGAGGGTCAGACAGAGCAGCCTTGACTTGGGTGATTAGGTGTAGAATTGCGTATGGCACTGCCAGTGGTATAGAGTATCTTCATTCCCTCAGATCGAGCAGTAGCCATGGAAACATCAAGTCATCCAACATCTTCCTCAAGCAGTACTACGATGCCTGCGTTTCTGAGTATTGCATAACAAGATTGGTTTCCCCCATTCCTACTTCAGACCTGATTGGTTACAAAGCACCTGAGGTGGTTGATTCCCGCAAGGTCTCCCAGAAGGCTGATGTCTATAGTTTTGGTGTCTTACTTTTGGAATTATTAACTGGTAAACAACCTAGAAACGCCCTTCAGGAAGAAGGAATCGACCTCCCCAGATGGGTGAAATCAGTAGTTAAGGAAAGGTGGTCTATTGAAGTCTTTGATCCTGAGCTTCTCAGGCATCAGAACTTTGAAGAGCAAATGGTTCAGCTGTTAAATCTTGCGATTTCTTGCACTTCTCAGCACCCTGATAGGCGACCATCCATGCATGAAATTACTATGCAGATCAAAAATATTTCTGGAGTTCCAGTTTCAGACTGA